Part of the Parcubacteria group bacterium genome, GAACCGTTTGGCGGTTCCGGATCGACGCTCATCGCCTCTGTATCACTCGGACGGCGCTGTTACGTCATGGAAAAAGTTCCCACGTACGCCGAGGTCATTATCGCTCGCTGGGAAAAGCATACCGGGAAGAAAGCGAGGAAAATAACTTAGCAACGCATCATGGCAAAACCGGAACGCACATCTCCAAACAAAATGCCGTTGCGGCAGCCGCCGAAGCGGGAATTAAAGATGCGCCAGATCGTCCGGCAATTGCAGATTACCCCGATTCCTCAGATAGCATGCGAACGCACGGGGGTATCCCGCGCAACGTATTACCGATGGAGAACCAATGACGTCGTTTTTTCCCGCGCTGCCGACCACGCGCTTGAGGCCGGACGGTTTTTCGTCAATGATGTTATCGAGTCGCAACTTATTCGAAAAGCAAAAAATGGCGATGGGGCATCCCAGAGATATTGGCTTTCCCATAACCATCCGAAATACTCGAAAAAGCAAATTCACGAACACTGTCATATCTGCGAAGTGAAAAGTACAGAAGAAAGACACAGGGACTCTAGGCGCGATCGACGAGGGTACGAAGTCGTTTATGGCGGTATCCTGAAAAATATCGGGGCAGACGAGGTTGACGAACGAATGGAAAAGGATGCCCACAAGATCGAGGACTGGATGTTTGAGAGATTCGAGATGCTGGGTGAGGATACATCTATTGAAAATGACGGCAACGATCCATCAAACAAATCCGGTCATCAAAATTCGAACGCGCCTACACCGCCGGATCATTCGTAAATCTCAAGGCCGAAGATTTCTTTTTTGAGTTTGCCGTAATCCTCCAGCGTATTAACGGGCTCCCACTGCTCGCCGCCTTCATAAGCCCAACTGCTCACGATATCCTCTTTAAGAACATCGTAAATTCTCCGCACTCTAAAATCTTTGTAGGGACTCTGAATATCGTCAATCTTTACTGCAACATCCATCTCTGCAAAGCAGGATTTTCGCTTCGCATCATACGTGCTGTGCAGAACCTGAAGAACTGCCGTGCCAAGATTATCTTTGCCGGACTGCTGTTCCGCAAGCTCTCTTGCTTTTGCGGCACATTCTTCGTTGAGGCTAAACAGTTCTCTGTCGCCTACTTCGCTCTTATTCCAGAGTAATCCGTACGAGACGATTGCCGCGGCGACAATCAATGCGGCAACGATTATTTGATTTTGTTTTATCCAATTCATTGCACTCTAGCGGGTTTTAGTGCGACGGAGTGAGCCTAAACAAAAGGCTCCTGGCCATCGCAACGGAACCTTTCGGCCCCGCCCATACAGGTTTCCCCATATGACCCGCTAGAGTGACTCTGACCAGGAGTCCTTTGTTCTCTAGCGGGATTTTTGACCATGCCACCGGATTTCTCCGAGGGTTTAGGTCACCGAATCGTTATTCAGTTGTAAAAACATTTTAACGCAAATCGACCGTTGCGTCCATGGAACCTTAGCTTAGATATCGGTCTTTGCGAAGCCTGAGTTACCAACAGGTCATCTAAAATGCTTTTTGAGCAATCACAGAGAAAAGTTTTGAAAAGTTATCTTTTGTCTCTTGCGACACAGCTATCTGCCCGGAAGACACTTTCTCATAAAACTGTCTCGAGAGGGGTGCTTTACTCGAGTCCGGTATTACACTGGAATTCAACTCTGACGATCGATAAGATTCATCTTTCTCAAGGACAAATTTGTTAAAGTCTGATTTGGCAATTAAATCTTCAACTTGATGTCCATCTGTTTCGGAAACGAACGAAATATTTTCGTCTGTTAAAAGTAACTTCTCCTGCAAAATAGTTTTAATCTCCTTACCCTTATCGTCATTATCCAATAAAGCATGAAAACCGAGTTTCCATCCGATGAGCAACGACACGATAGGTGGGGTATTATCAGCACCTTTGAGCGGAATAAAATGGACTTTTTCTAATTTTTTACTTGTAGATGCTGAAACAAATTTCAAGGCGGCTTGAAGATAGTAGTAATCTGAAATACCCTCCAGGATGAGATTGTGATCAGCTGCAATCGTCAATTGCTTGGTAACATCCAAGCCGATTGCAGTAATTATGGGCATAAGCGTAGTGCGGTCTGCGGCGGCATCAGAGGTCAAAGTAAAAACCTTAGTACCACGGTTTTTTCTTTTGTCGAAATCTTTAATGACAAGACGAATACGATCAAGCCGGGCGGGATCAATCAGATAGGGAGAGTGGGTCGTTAAAACAATCTGATTTTCCTTCGAAAGATCTGTAAGAACCTCGAGGATATCGTTCTGCGCCTGTGCGTGAACAAAGAGGCCTGGCTCATCAATTAATACGATGCTTTTATAATCTTTGGCTTCTGCCTTAAGCAAGAGATAGAAGGCTAGAAACCACTGCAACCCCTTGCTCCTTTGTTCCATTCTGAAGGGTTCTTTTTTACCCTTTTCGTAGAAAGCAAAAACGAGCTTGTCGCCATTTAGCTCAACACGAAGGTCGATTTTATCTTGCTGCCAGCTACCTTTAAAATCCCCTTCTAGAACTGCCGATGCCTTCTTGGTATGAGCTAGTTTGTTTTGTGTTGTGATGCTGGTATCACTAAGTTTCTCGAGATCCAAACCTGAAATAGTGCAGTAACGCTTAACGCTAGTATGTGTTTTTGCGGTGGTAAGATTAATTTCAAACGGCAGAGCATCTTCCTTATCAAAGGCTTCAAAGTAGACGAGGTTGGGTACCAGTTCCCAAATCTTTTCCTTATTTTCCTCACGTTCCTTTCCCAACAGATCGTACTCAGCTAAGGCTGCTTCTACTTTTGCTTTAAAATCTTTACCCTTCGTCTGCTGTTCAACAGACAGTTGTGCTAAAGCTGCTTCAATTTGTGGTAAGAAAATTGTTCGCAGTTTCTCGGCATCTTGAATAGTAATCTTTTGTAAATCCTTAAGCGGATAGTTTGCAATAGGTTTCTCGTCGAACGCTGCCTTGAGTACGATAAAACCATCGCTAAGTTTTTCAATGCACTGACGTCTTTTTTTTGTTTTGTTCGTGAGCAGGAGATCGATTACAGAACCATTGATACTATCGAACGTATAAGAATTATCGAAATGTTTTGTTATCGAAAATGGCGTAGCCAAAAGTGCTTCTTTACTGATTCCGGTCGGTAACCGGAGTCCATTTAGCAACTCGGCAAGGTCATCTTTTTCGAGTTTGAAAGTAAGAGTGATATCAGGTTCAATTCCTTCCGCCCCCATTGGAAGATCATCCTCGTCGAGGTTGGTTTCTTCCCCACGATTAAACGTCTCTAGCGCCTTGAGCAAAACGGTCTTCCCGGCCTCGTTTTTGCCAGCCAATACGGTGACATCTGAGGCAAGCTCGACATCACCGGAGTCGGCAATAGACCTAAAGTCCGTGATTTTGAACTTGAGTAGCTTCATGGAAATATCCAGTATGTTAGCACTTTTTTGAGAAAAATGAAGGGCCTATGAGTTACCAACAGCTAGATCTGGACTTCCCCAGCCAGGGCGTCATTGATGTTGATATATGAGAAAAGCGGCATTATACGCCCGTGTGAGCACGGCGCTTCAAGAAAAAGAAAAAACAATTGAGAGCCAAATCGCTGAACTAAAAAAACAGATACAAGTGGCTGGAAATGTTCTCGTTAAAGAATATGTTGATAATGGACACAGTGGAGCATATCTTGATCGACCCGCTCTTGATGAGCTACGTGCGGCACTCAAGACAGATAGCTTTGATGCTGTCTACTTTCATTCAACCGATCGTATAGCGCGAGATGTAATGCACCAAAATATTATCATTAGTGAACTTATCAACAACAAAAAACAAATCGTTATCAACGGAATAGATTATGAGAAAAATCCTGAAAATGAGTTCTCTCTTACGGTGCTTGGAGCTGTCTCTCAATTCGAGCGAGCAAAAATCATGGAACGAACGCGACGAGGGTGGTTACATCGTCTACGCCAAGGCCAGCTTGTCTCTCAAGGCCGGGGAACGTACGGGTATGATTACATGCGCAAGACTCCAACCAGTCCTCCAGCGCTTGTCATAAACGAAGAACAAGCTAAAACAGTGCGTTATATATTTGAACAGTATGCAAACAATTTGAAGGGTGTTTGTGCAATCTCACGTTCGCTCGAGCAAAAAAATATTCGTACTTGTAGGGGAAAGAATTTGTGGAATAGAGAAATATTAATTCGGATGCTTCAAAACAAGACATATATTGGTACGCGTTATTTCAACACACGTACTCGAGAAAAAACCGCAGACGGAACACGCAAAAAGAATTGGAAGATCGTTTATCGTGACCAATCGGAATGGATCGCTGTAAAAGTACCTACGATTGTATCGCAAGATCTTTTCGATAAAGCACAGGAGAGGATTAAAAAATCTCGCGAACGATACTGCCAACCTGATGTTATATTTCTCTTGCGTGGGTTAGTAGTATGTGGGGAATGCGGCCGTAGGTACTGTTCATGTCGCTGGTATGAGAAAAGAAAGCTTCAAACAGGAGAACTGCGAGTGGTCCACTGGGCCGCATACCGATGCAATTCAGGGTCTAGTCTTGCACAGCATGATATCTCCAAACTTAAACGTTGTCGCAACCCTCGAATTTCAACTCACATCCTTGATGACAAGATCATGGTGATGATCCAAAATATTATGCTGGATCCTAAAAAACTTTCTCTCTGTATGGAACGAGGCGGGCATGAACCAGATGTAAATGCCGCACGAGAAATCGCACGTATTGCACGGCGAGCAAAGCTACTCGACAATCAAAGACGACAAATAATTGATAACTATGCACACGGACGCATAGGAACTGAAAAGTATATAAAGAGAAACCAAGCGCTTGATACTGAGCTTAATCGGCTCACAGACAAAAAAAGAG contains:
- a CDS encoding AAA family ATPase, giving the protein MKLLKFKITDFRSIADSGDVELASDVTVLAGKNEAGKTVLLKALETFNRGEETNLDEDDLPMGAEGIEPDITLTFKLEKDDLAELLNGLRLPTGISKEALLATPFSITKHFDNSYTFDSINGSVIDLLLTNKTKKRRQCIEKLSDGFIVLKAAFDEKPIANYPLKDLQKITIQDAEKLRTIFLPQIEAALAQLSVEQQTKGKDFKAKVEAALAEYDLLGKEREENKEKIWELVPNLVYFEAFDKEDALPFEINLTTAKTHTSVKRYCTISGLDLEKLSDTSITTQNKLAHTKKASAVLEGDFKGSWQQDKIDLRVELNGDKLVFAFYEKGKKEPFRMEQRSKGLQWFLAFYLLLKAEAKDYKSIVLIDEPGLFVHAQAQNDILEVLTDLSKENQIVLTTHSPYLIDPARLDRIRLVIKDFDKRKNRGTKVFTLTSDAAADRTTLMPIITAIGLDVTKQLTIAADHNLILEGISDYYYLQAALKFVSASTSKKLEKVHFIPLKGADNTPPIVSLLIGWKLGFHALLDNDDKGKEIKTILQEKLLLTDENISFVSETDGHQVEDLIAKSDFNKFVLEKDESYRSSELNSSVIPDSSKAPLSRQFYEKVSSGQIAVSQETKDNFSKLFSVIAQKAF
- a CDS encoding recombinase family protein, with product MRKAALYARVSTALQEKEKTIESQIAELKKQIQVAGNVLVKEYVDNGHSGAYLDRPALDELRAALKTDSFDAVYFHSTDRIARDVMHQNIIISELINNKKQIVINGIDYEKNPENEFSLTVLGAVSQFERAKIMERTRRGWLHRLRQGQLVSQGRGTYGYDYMRKTPTSPPALVINEEQAKTVRYIFEQYANNLKGVCAISRSLEQKNIRTCRGKNLWNREILIRMLQNKTYIGTRYFNTRTREKTADGTRKKNWKIVYRDQSEWIAVKVPTIVSQDLFDKAQERIKKSRERYCQPDVIFLLRGLVVCGECGRRYCSCRWYEKRKLQTGELRVVHWAAYRCNSGSSLAQHDISKLKRCRNPRISTHILDDKIMVMIQNIMLDPKKLSLCMERGGHEPDVNAAREIARIARRAKLLDNQRRQIIDNYAHGRIGTEKYIKRNQALDTELNRLTDKKRELTNAVYTQSGFAEKSIQQFCANARMEFVTCNDFDTKRKFLRDHIEKIIFNRDRVTIIGSVPAKNAPENTPLSFRIEDEIDRKAIRSKTGRKNALNWPKKRATWRAVFSETSSKVMETRRKRRAG